One Rhodoferax sp. GW822-FHT02A01 genomic window, GAACGCAGGGCGCTCAGGCGGTCGGGTGTGTTGACATCGGGCTGGTCTCGCAAAAGTTGCGCGACCTCGGCCGCTTCGGGAATGCTGGATTGTGCCCCGAGGCGGGTGCAGGCCAGTGCTGCGGCGGCGCTGGCGTAGCGCAAGGCGTCTGTCATGCTCTGGCCTTGGCTCAAGGCCGCAGCCAGGCTGCCGCAGAAGGTGTCCCCCGCGCCCGTGGTGTCTACCGGGGTGACCTTGAATGAGGCCTGCAGTTGCAATGCCCCCTGATGGCGGGCGACGCAGCCGTGCGCACCCAAGGTGACCACCACAGTGGGAACGGGCAATTGCTCCAGGCACTGGGCCACACTGCCGCTGCACTGGCTGACCAGTGCCAGCTCGCCTTCGTTGACGAGCAGCACATCCACAAGGGCAATCAATTCCTGCGGCAGTACCCGCGCCGGGGCCGCGTTCAGCACCACCGTCACACCCGCCTTGCGGGCTGCCTGGGCGTAGGCCAGGACGCTGTCCATGGGCGTTTCCAGCTGCAGCAACAGGTGCGTGTAGCCAGTCAAGGCGGGCAGATGCTCAGGGCGCAAGGTGGCGTTGGCGCCAGGCGCCACGGTGATGGCGTTTTCCCCGGAGTTGGCCACGCAGATGAAAGCCGTCCCGGTGGGCTCGTCGATGCGGCGCACGGTCAACAGCTTGACACCCGCACCTTGCAGTGACGCTTCCAGTGGTGCGGCAAATGCATCCTGCCCCAATGCCAGCAGCATGTGGGTGGCGACTCCGCCGGCGCGGGCACAGGCAACCGCCTGGTTGGCGCCCTTGCCTCCGGGAAAAGTCTTGAAGTCACGGCCCAGCACGGTTTCCCCCGGGCTGGGGATGTGATCAGCCCGAACGACAAAGTCCAGGTTGGCGGAACCAGCCACCAGTATCATCACGCGCCTCCTACGTTCTTAAAGCGTTGTATTGTGCCGTTTAATCCATCCATGACCACGTCTGCCAAGTCTCCCTATGTCGCCCTGATCGGCGGCGCCAATATGGATATATCGGCGCATTCGCATGCGCCCATGCGTGCGGCGGACTCCAATCCGGGCGTCGTCACCTGCAGTCCTGGTGGCGTGGCGCGCAATGTGGCGGAAAACCTGTGTCGGCTGCAGGTGGATGCGCGATTGCTCAGCGTCCTGGGGGACGATACCTTCGCGCTGGTGATGCGGCAGTCAGCGCAGGCCATTGGCCTGGACATGCGCGCCTGCGCCACCCTGCAAGGCCAACGCACCGCGACCTACGTGTCCCTGCATGGTGTGGACGGCGACATGGGCGTGGCGGTGAACGACATGGCCATACTGGAGCAGCTCACGCCCGACCTGGTACTCAGTCACGCCAGCCTGCTGGAACAGGCGCAGGCCATCGTGGTGGACTGCAATGTGCGCCCCGATGTGTTGCAAACCATTTGCAGCCTTTGGCCGCGGCAAGCCATTTTTGCCGAGGCCGTTTCCGTGGCCAAATGCCATAAGTTGCTGCCGGTGCTGCCGCACCTGCACACGCTCAAGGCCAATCGGATGGAGGCACAGGCCTTGAGTGGTGTGGAAATCTCCACGCCGCAATCGGCCTGTGAAGCAGCACTGGCATTGCACGCCCGCGGTGTACGGCAAGTGGTCATCAGCCTGGCTGAGAACGGAGTGGTCTGGTGTGATGCAGACGGCATCACCGGTCGCAGGGCGGCACAGCCTGTCCAAATGCAGAGCGCCACCGGGGCGGGCGACGCCTTGTTGGCTGGTCTGGTGTATGCCTACCTGCAGGGCATGCCGCTGGATCGGTCGGTGGCTTGGGCCATGGCCTGCGCTGAACTCACGCTATCAAGTACATTCGCCAATTCGCCGGAGCTCAGCGTGGCTGCGGTGCAGGCTCGACTCGAACAACATACTTTATGACCCAAACTTCCTATCTGGACATTGCCCCCGAGGTACAACAGGCCCTTTCTCGGGGCGCTGCCGTAGTGGCGTTGGAGTCCACCATCATTTCGCATGGCATGCCGTATCCGCAAAATGTGGCCACCGCCTTGCAGGTGGAAGACGAGGTGCGTCAGCACGGCGCGGTGCCCGCCACCATCGCCATTGTGAACGGCCGCCTCAAGGCCGGCTTGTCGCGCGACGAGATCGAGCAGCTCGGCAAGGCCGGGCACGCCGTCACCAAAGTCAGCCGCCGCGACATCCCCTTCATCATTGCCAGCAAGAAAACCGGTGCCACCACGGTGGCTGCCACCATGGTGATTGCTGCCATGGCTGGTATCCGCGTGTTTGCGACCGGAGGCATTGGCGGCGTGCACCGCGGTGCACAGGAAAGCTTCGATGTGTCAGCCGACCTGCAGGAGCTGGCGCAAACGCCAGTTGCCGTGGTGTGTGCCGGTGCCAAGTCGATTCTGGACTTGCGTCTGACCCTGGAATACCTGGAGACGCATGGCGTCGCGGTGGTGGGCTACCAGACCGATGCACTGCCTGCCTTCTTTACACGCGACAGCGCCTTCAAGGTGGACTATCGCCTGGATTCTGCGACCGACATTGCCGCCGTGCTCAAGGCCAAATGGGCCATGGGCCTGCAGGGTGGCATGGTTGTTGCAAACCCCATTCCCGAGGCTTTCGCCATGCCGCGTGACGCCATTGATCAGGCGATCGAGCAGGCATTGCGGGAGGCACAAGAGCAGGGCGTTTCAGGCAAGGAGTCCACACCTTTCTTGCTGGCACGCGTGTGTGAAATAACCGGTGGAGACAGTTTGGCTTCGAATATTCAGTTGGTGTTGAACAATGCGCGCCTGGCGTCTGCCATTGCCGTGGCCTACAACGCCGCCTGAAATCGAGGCTTTTGCATGGCTGCGCAAAAAATCATCATCGATACGGATCCCGGGCAGGACGATGCGCTGGCCATCCTGTTGGCGCTGGCCTCTCCCGAGCTGGACGTGCTGGGTATCACTACGGTTGCGGGCAATGTGCCTTTGCCCCTGACGCAGAAGAACGCGCGCAAGATCTGCGAACTGGCAGGCAAACCGCACACGCCTGTGTATGCCGGTGCCAGTCGGCCCATGGTGCGTCCTCTGGTGACGGCTGAACACGTGCATGGTCGCACCGGACTGGATGGGCCGGAATTGCCTGAGCCGGTCATGCCGCTGCAGGCCCAGCATGCGGTGGATTTCATCGTGCAGACGCTGCAGAGCCAGCCTGCAGGAGAAGTCACGCTGTGCACCCTGGGGCCGCTCACCAATGTGGCACTCGCCCTGCAGCGCGCGCCTGAGGTGGCATCACGCATCCGGCAGATTGTGATGATGGGCGGCGGCTTTTTTGAAGGCGGCAACATCACTCCGGCGGCTGAATTCAACATCTATGTGGACCCGCATGCCGCCGACGTGGTGTTGCGCAGTGGCATCCCCCTGGTGCTCATGCCACTGGACGTCACACACCAGGTCCTGACCACGCGCAAACGGGTGGATGCCATCGGCGCACTGGGCACACCGGTAGCCAAAGCCTGCGTGGAGTTGCTGGAGTTTTTTGAGCGTTACGACGAGCAGAAGTACGGCAGCGATGGCGGCCCCTTGCACGATCCTTGCGTGATTGCCTATTTACTGCAGCCAGAACTGTTCCAGGGCCGTGACTGCAATGTGGTGGTGGAGACCGGCTCGGAATTGACCATGGGCATGACCGTGGTTGACTGGTGGGCTGTGAGTGGCAGGCCGGCCAATGCCAAGGTCATGCGTATGGTGGATGCCGATGGATTTTTCAGTTTATTAACCTCGCGCCTGAAAACCCTATGAGGGTGGCGCAGTTTTTTTCGCTAACATCATTTCTTTAACCCGCAATCAACGGAGATTTGTCATGCAACACAAGAGCATTCTGAAACTGAGCGTACTCGCCGCCTCGCTGGCCGCAAGCTTTGCTGCCGTGGCCGAGCCCGCCATCATCTATGACCTGGGTGGCAAGTTCGACAAATCGTTCAACGAAGCCGCTTACAACGGCATGGAAAAGTGGAAGAAGGACACGGGCAAGAAATACCTCGAGTTCGAAGTGACCAACGAATCCCAGCGCGAACAGTCCGTGCGCCGCATGGCTGAAAAGGGCGCCAGCCCCATCATCAGCGTGGGCTTCTCGCAGGCTTCGGCCGTGGAGAAGGTCGCCAAGGAATTCCCCAAGCTGCAATTCGCCATTGTGGACATGGTGGTGGAAGCCCCCAATGTGCAGTCCGTCGTGTTCAAGGAGCAGGAAGGCAGCTTCCTGGTCGGTGCCATGGCTGCCATGGCCAGCAAGACCGGCAAGGTCAGCTTCGTGGGTGGTATGGACATTCCCCTGATCCGCAAGTTCGAGTGCGGCTATGAGCAGGGCGCCAAGTTCGCCAACCCCAAGGCCGAAGTATTCCAGAACATGACCGGCACCACGGGTGCTGCCTGGAATGACCCCGCCCGTGGCGGTGAACTGGCCAAGGCCCAGTTTGCCAAGGGTTCCGACGTGGTGTTCGCAGCTGCTGGTGCCACCGGTACCGGTGTGTACCAGGCCGCCAAGGACAGCGGCAAGCTGGCCATCGGTGTAGACAGCAACCAGAACCACCTCCAACCCGGCACCATGCTGACCTCCATGCTCAAGCGCGTGGACGTGGCTGTGTACAACGTGTCCAAAGAGTTCAAACCCGGCCTCACCGTGCTGGGCCTGAAGGAGGGTGGCGTGGACTACGCCATGGACCAGAACAATGCCAAGCTGGTGACTGCCGACATGAAGAAGAAGGTGGAAGCCGCCAAGGCTGACATCATCAGCGGCAAGATCAAAGTGGCCGACTACATGGCCGACAACGCTTGCAAGTACTGAAGCTGATCCACGTCCCTGGCCATTTGGCCGGGGACGCTTTGAGGCAATTGAACTGAATGACTGATTCCGCACCCTTGGCGGTGCACATGCGGGGCATCCACAAGCGCTTTGGCGCCGTGCAAGCCAATGTGGATGTGCATCTGACCGTGCGCGCAGGTACCGTCCACGGCCTGGTGGGCGAGAACGGTGCGGGCAAGAGCACCTTGATGTCGGTTCTCTACGGCTTTTACCGTGCAGAAGCGGGGGCCATCTCGGTATTTGGTCAAGAGGCGGACATCCACAACGCGGACGACGCCATTGCCCTGGGCATTGGTATGGTGCACCAGCACTTCATGCTGGTCGATACCCTGACGGCGCTGGAAAACGTCATGCTGGGGGCCGAGCCCCACTGGCTGCTTCAGCGCGCCACGGCGACTGTACGCGGCAAGCTCGATGCGCTCATGCAGTCCACCGGACTGCACGTCAAACTCGATACGCTGGTCGCTGATCTGGCGGTGGGAGACCGGCAGCGGCTGGAAATTCTCAAGGCCCTGTACCGCGGCGCCAAGGTGCTGATCCTGGACGAACCCACGGCCGTACTGACACCGCAGGAAACCCTGCAACTGTTTGACGTGTTGCGGGGACTGCGCGACCAGGGCACCACCATCATCCTGATCACGCACAAGCTCAAGGAAGTGATGGGCCTGTGCGATGTCGTCACCGTGATGCGCAACGGACAGGTGGTGCAGGAGCTCCCCATTGCAGAAGCCTCCATCGAAGGCTTGGCGGAGTCCATGGTGGGCCGCAAAGTGAATATGGGGCGCGTGAACGGCGACACCCGCCAGTCTGGTCAGGTGTTGCTGGATGTTCGCCAGGTGGAGGTGCGCGATGCCTTGCAGGTGTTGCGGCTGTCTGGCATCGATCTGCAGTTGCGCGCGGGAGAGATTGTGGGTATTGCCGGCGTTTCGGGCAACGGCCAGAGCGAGCTGCTGGATGTGCTCAGCGGTCTGCTCACGCCTACGCGTGGGGAGTTGAAGCTGGGTGTGCACCGCTTTTCGCCGCAACACTGGTTGGACCCGCAGACCGCACGCAGCTTGGGCGTGGCCCACGTGCCAGAGGATAGGCATGCGCGCGCCCTGGTGATGGATTTCGCTGCCTGGGAGTCGGCTGTGCTGGGCTATGAAAACCTGAGTGCCTACAGTGACGGCCCCTGGATGGCCCATGGCCGCATGCGCCAAGCCACCGCAGAGATGATGGAGCGTTTCGACGTGCGCCCGCGCAATCCGGCACTTTTGTCCAGCAAGTTCTCCGGAGGCAACCAGCAAAAGCTGGTGCTGGCGCGGGAGTTGGGCCAGGCGCCCAAGATTCTGCTGGTCGGCCAGCCCACGCGCGGCGTGGACATCGGTGCCATTGAGTTCATCTATGGCCGCTTGCGCGCCATGCGCGATGCCGGTTGTGCCGTGCTGGTGGTGTCCAGCGAGCTGGACGAAATATTGGCATTGGCAGACCGTGTCATCGTGATGAACCAGGGTCGTATTGCCGGTGAACTCGCGATTGCCGATTGCACCGAGGCGGGTCTGGGCCTGCTGATGACCGGAGGTTTCCAAGAATGAGTGCAAGTGTTCCCTTGCCACGGTGGGCCGATCTGGTTCTGCTGCCCGCGGTGTGTCTGTTGGTGGCGTTGTTGGTGGCGGCAGGCGTGGTGAGTCTGGTCGGGCAAAGCCCTACCGAAGTCATGGGTGCCTTGGTACAAGGTGCCTTCGGCACGCTGCGCGGACTGAGCTACACCATGTACTACGCCACCACCTTTATCTTTACCGGGCTGGCAGTTGCCGTGGCATTTCACGGCGGCCTCTTCAATATCGGCGGGGAAGGGCAGGCGGTGATGGGGGGCTTGGGCACCGGCCTGGCAGCACTGTATTTGTCACACAGTCTTCCCATGTGGGCGATGCTGCCCATCATGCTGCTGGCAGGCGTTTTGTTCGGGCTGGTCTGGGCTGCCATTCCTGCGTATTTGCAGGCCTACCGTGGTAGCCACGTGGTGATTACCACCATCATGTTCAACTTCATCGCCAGCTCCATCCTGGTGTACCTGCTGGTGAACCACCTGCGCCCCAAGGGCACCATGGCGATCGAAAGCAAGGCTTTTGCCGATTCCGCCATCCTGCCCAGCATGCAGCGGGCCATGTCCTGGGTCGGGGTGGATTGGCCTGCCTCACCGCTGAACCTGAGTCTGGTGTTGGCCCTGCTGGCTTGTGTGGGCGTGTACCTTTTCATGTGGCGTAGCCGTCCGGGATATCGGCTGCGCGCCGTGGGCTCCAGTCCCAGTGCGGCTGAGTACGCCGGCATCAACTCCAAACACCAGACGCTGATAGCCATGTCCATATCGGGCGCACTGGCGGGCATGGTTGGCATGAACGAGATTGCCGGTGTCAGTGGCAAATTGATTCTGGAGTTTGTCAGCGGAGCCGGCTTTACCGGCATCGCAGTGGCGCTGATGGGGCGCAACCATCCGATAGGCATTGTTTTTGCGAGCGTTTTGTTCGGAGCGCTTTTTCAGGGAGGAGCGGAAGTGTCCTTTGATGTGCCGGGCTTCAGTCGAGACATGGTGGTGATGCTGCAGGGCTTCATCGTGCTGTTCTCTGGCGCCATGACCTATGTCATTGCACCCCTTGTGGGCGTGGCATTGCGCCTGCTTCCCGCGGGAGCCCGGCATGGATGAAGTTTCCCTGGGCGCCATGCTGGCGTCTACCTTGCGTCTGTCCACTCCGCTGATTCTGTGCGCTCTGGCGGGTCTTTTTTCCGAACGTTCCGGCGTGGTCGATATTGGTCTGGAAGGCAAGATGCTGTTCGCCGCCTTTGCGGCGGGTGCCGCCGGCGCCGTATTTGGCTCCACGTCGATTGCCTTGCTCGCCGCCATGGCGGTTGCCGTGCTGTTGTCGTGGATGCATGGGCTGGCCTGTGTGAGTTACCGGGGCGACCAGGTGGTTTCGGGTGTGGCCATCAACATCATTGCCGTGGGCCTGACCGTGGTGCTGGGCATTGCCTGGTTTGCGCAAGGTGGGCAGACGCCGCCCGTGGCCACCAGCGTACGCATCCAGCCACTGTTTCCGGACGCTGGCACCTGGCTGGGCTTTATTCCCTATATCGGGCGTGTTTTGGGCGAAGGGCTGCTTACGCACAGCGCCCTGGTGTATTTCACCTATGCGCTGGTACCGGCCGTCTGGTGGCTGCTGTTCCGCACTCGCTTTGGTTTGCGTCTGCGCGCCGTGGGTGAGAACCCGCAGATGGTGGACGCAGCAGGAGTTTCGGTGAAGCGCCTTCGCTACACCGCACTCACACTCAACGGCATGTTGTGTGGATTGGCTGGCAGCTATCTGGTGCTGGCACAGAGTGCCAACTTTTCCCAGAACATGACCGCCGGGCGCGGCTTCATGGCGCTGGCGGCGCTGATCTTTGGTCGTTGGCGTCCGGTCGGCGCATTGTGGGCTTGCCTGCTCTTTGGTTTTCTGGATGCGGCGGCCATTCGCATGCAGGGCGTGCCCTTGCCTGTGGTGGGTGAAGTGCCGGTGCAGTTCATACAGGCCTTGCCCTATGTGCTGACGGTAGTGTTGCTGGCTGGGTTTATTGGCAAGGCGGTGGCACCCCAAGCATTGGGTCGTCCTTACCTGAAAGAGCGATAGATAGCGGGCTCTCAATTGACTGCCGTCATGTAGATGGTGGGGTTGGTGCTCTGGAGGATTCATGAAAATACAAGTCGTTGCGAGTTCCCTGTTGTTCACCCTGCTGGTTGGCAGTGCATCCGTGCAGGCCCAGTCCGCGCCCATCAAGATCGGCGAGATCAACAGCTACTCCAGCATTCCGCAGTTCACCGGGCCCTATCGACAGGGCTGGCAGCTGGCGGTGGAAGAAGTCAATGCCGCAGGCGGGCTGCTGGGTCGCAAGGTCGAAGTGGTATCGCGTGACGATGGCGGCAAGCCCGAGGAGGCGATTCGCCATGCCATCGAGCTCACCAGCAGTGAAAAGGTGGATGTGCTGGCAGGTGGTTACCTCTCCAACGTGGGACTGGCTCTTGCCGACCACGCGCTGCGCAACAAGCGCCTGTACGTGGGCAGTGAACCCCTGACCGACGCCATGGTCTGGGACAAGGGCAATCGCTACACCTTCCGTCTGCGCCCCAGCACCTATATGCAGGCCGCCATGCTGGTGGAGGAGGCCGCCAAGATGCCCGCCAAGCGCTGGGCCACCATTGCGCCCAATTACGAATACGGCCAAAGCGCAGTGGCCACGTTCCGTGAACAGCTCAAGACCAAGCGTCCCGACGTGGAGTTTGTAGCCGAGCAGTGGCCGGTATTGGGCAAGCTGGATGCCGGCAGCACGCTGCAGGCCATTGCCCAAGCCAAGCCCGATGCCATCTTCAACGTGACCTTTGGGGCCGATCTGGCCAAACTGGTACGCGAGGGCAATCAGCGCAATGTGTTCCCCAAGACGCCAGTCGTGTCTTTGCTCTCGGGTGAACCGGAATACCTGGACGTCCTCAAGGATGAGACACCCAAGGGCTGGATCGTCACTGGCTACCCATGGGACCAGATCGACACCCGCGACCACGCATCCTTCGCATCCAACTATTACAAGAAGTACAACGAAAACCCCAAGATGGGTTCGGTCGTGGGCTATTCCACCATGCAAGCCATCTTTGCAGCCATACGCAAGGCCAAGAGTGTGGACAACGAAAAGCTGGTCGCCGCCATGCGGGGCCTGAAATTCACCACGCCCTTTGGTCCGGTGGAATTCCGCGCCATCGACCAGCAATCCACTATGGGCGCCTATGTTGGCAAGCTGGATCTGCGTGGCGGCAAGGGCACCATGGCGCAGTGGCGCTATGCCGATGGGAAGGACTATCAACCCACTGATGCGTATGTGAAGGCGCACAGACCGGCGGCTGCGATGCAGTAGCCCATTAGAGAAAAGGGCCGCCCAGGACTGCCAACTGGTGGGGCGCAACAGGGGGAAGTGGGTTACATGGGATTCGGTTCATGATCAATAAATTTTCGCTTTGGCTCGGTCGACTCAGTGTGGGCCGCAAGCTCACGCTTATCTACCTGCTGGACTTGACGGCGGTCATCTACGTCTCCAGCATCCTGATCCAGGAAAAGTACCTTGCCATCGACTTTGCCCGCAAGGAAGTGGTCGGCGCCAACTACACCGACGCCGTGCGCACCAATCTGCTCGGCGTGTTTCTCGACCCCAGTTATGCCGGCCGCCCGACGGACCCGCTGGCCGAGTTGAAAACTGCGCGGGACCAGAACGATGCAGCCTTCAATACCACCGACATGGCGGGCCGCTTTGTC contains:
- a CDS encoding ribokinase, which gives rise to MILVAGSANLDFVVRADHIPSPGETVLGRDFKTFPGGKGANQAVACARAGGVATHMLLALGQDAFAAPLEASLQGAGVKLLTVRRIDEPTGTAFICVANSGENAITVAPGANATLRPEHLPALTGYTHLLLQLETPMDSVLAYAQAARKAGVTVVLNAAPARVLPQELIALVDVLLVNEGELALVSQCSGSVAQCLEQLPVPTVVVTLGAHGCVARHQGALQLQASFKVTPVDTTGAGDTFCGSLAAALSQGQSMTDALRYASAAAALACTRLGAQSSIPEAAEVAQLLRDQPDVNTPDRLSALRSLCGIH
- a CDS encoding carbohydrate kinase family protein; the encoded protein is MTTSAKSPYVALIGGANMDISAHSHAPMRAADSNPGVVTCSPGGVARNVAENLCRLQVDARLLSVLGDDTFALVMRQSAQAIGLDMRACATLQGQRTATYVSLHGVDGDMGVAVNDMAILEQLTPDLVLSHASLLEQAQAIVVDCNVRPDVLQTICSLWPRQAIFAEAVSVAKCHKLLPVLPHLHTLKANRMEAQALSGVEISTPQSACEAALALHARGVRQVVISLAENGVVWCDADGITGRRAAQPVQMQSATGAGDALLAGLVYAYLQGMPLDRSVAWAMACAELTLSSTFANSPELSVAAVQARLEQHTL
- a CDS encoding pseudouridine-5'-phosphate glycosidase; the protein is MTQTSYLDIAPEVQQALSRGAAVVALESTIISHGMPYPQNVATALQVEDEVRQHGAVPATIAIVNGRLKAGLSRDEIEQLGKAGHAVTKVSRRDIPFIIASKKTGATTVAATMVIAAMAGIRVFATGGIGGVHRGAQESFDVSADLQELAQTPVAVVCAGAKSILDLRLTLEYLETHGVAVVGYQTDALPAFFTRDSAFKVDYRLDSATDIAAVLKAKWAMGLQGGMVVANPIPEAFAMPRDAIDQAIEQALREAQEQGVSGKESTPFLLARVCEITGGDSLASNIQLVLNNARLASAIAVAYNAA
- a CDS encoding nucleoside hydrolase, producing MAAQKIIIDTDPGQDDALAILLALASPELDVLGITTVAGNVPLPLTQKNARKICELAGKPHTPVYAGASRPMVRPLVTAEHVHGRTGLDGPELPEPVMPLQAQHAVDFIVQTLQSQPAGEVTLCTLGPLTNVALALQRAPEVASRIRQIVMMGGGFFEGGNITPAAEFNIYVDPHAADVVLRSGIPLVLMPLDVTHQVLTTRKRVDAIGALGTPVAKACVELLEFFERYDEQKYGSDGGPLHDPCVIAYLLQPELFQGRDCNVVVETGSELTMGMTVVDWWAVSGRPANAKVMRMVDADGFFSLLTSRLKTL
- a CDS encoding BMP family ABC transporter substrate-binding protein — its product is MQHKSILKLSVLAASLAASFAAVAEPAIIYDLGGKFDKSFNEAAYNGMEKWKKDTGKKYLEFEVTNESQREQSVRRMAEKGASPIISVGFSQASAVEKVAKEFPKLQFAIVDMVVEAPNVQSVVFKEQEGSFLVGAMAAMASKTGKVSFVGGMDIPLIRKFECGYEQGAKFANPKAEVFQNMTGTTGAAWNDPARGGELAKAQFAKGSDVVFAAAGATGTGVYQAAKDSGKLAIGVDSNQNHLQPGTMLTSMLKRVDVAVYNVSKEFKPGLTVLGLKEGGVDYAMDQNNAKLVTADMKKKVEAAKADIISGKIKVADYMADNACKY
- a CDS encoding ABC transporter ATP-binding protein; the encoded protein is MTDSAPLAVHMRGIHKRFGAVQANVDVHLTVRAGTVHGLVGENGAGKSTLMSVLYGFYRAEAGAISVFGQEADIHNADDAIALGIGMVHQHFMLVDTLTALENVMLGAEPHWLLQRATATVRGKLDALMQSTGLHVKLDTLVADLAVGDRQRLEILKALYRGAKVLILDEPTAVLTPQETLQLFDVLRGLRDQGTTIILITHKLKEVMGLCDVVTVMRNGQVVQELPIAEASIEGLAESMVGRKVNMGRVNGDTRQSGQVLLDVRQVEVRDALQVLRLSGIDLQLRAGEIVGIAGVSGNGQSELLDVLSGLLTPTRGELKLGVHRFSPQHWLDPQTARSLGVAHVPEDRHARALVMDFAAWESAVLGYENLSAYSDGPWMAHGRMRQATAEMMERFDVRPRNPALLSSKFSGGNQQKLVLARELGQAPKILLVGQPTRGVDIGAIEFIYGRLRAMRDAGCAVLVVSSELDEILALADRVIVMNQGRIAGELAIADCTEAGLGLLMTGGFQE
- a CDS encoding ABC transporter permease, encoding MSASVPLPRWADLVLLPAVCLLVALLVAAGVVSLVGQSPTEVMGALVQGAFGTLRGLSYTMYYATTFIFTGLAVAVAFHGGLFNIGGEGQAVMGGLGTGLAALYLSHSLPMWAMLPIMLLAGVLFGLVWAAIPAYLQAYRGSHVVITTIMFNFIASSILVYLLVNHLRPKGTMAIESKAFADSAILPSMQRAMSWVGVDWPASPLNLSLVLALLACVGVYLFMWRSRPGYRLRAVGSSPSAAEYAGINSKHQTLIAMSISGALAGMVGMNEIAGVSGKLILEFVSGAGFTGIAVALMGRNHPIGIVFASVLFGALFQGGAEVSFDVPGFSRDMVVMLQGFIVLFSGAMTYVIAPLVGVALRLLPAGARHG
- a CDS encoding ABC transporter permease is translated as MDEVSLGAMLASTLRLSTPLILCALAGLFSERSGVVDIGLEGKMLFAAFAAGAAGAVFGSTSIALLAAMAVAVLLSWMHGLACVSYRGDQVVSGVAINIIAVGLTVVLGIAWFAQGGQTPPVATSVRIQPLFPDAGTWLGFIPYIGRVLGEGLLTHSALVYFTYALVPAVWWLLFRTRFGLRLRAVGENPQMVDAAGVSVKRLRYTALTLNGMLCGLAGSYLVLAQSANFSQNMTAGRGFMALAALIFGRWRPVGALWACLLFGFLDAAAIRMQGVPLPVVGEVPVQFIQALPYVLTVVLLAGFIGKAVAPQALGRPYLKER
- a CDS encoding ABC transporter substrate-binding protein, whose product is MKIQVVASSLLFTLLVGSASVQAQSAPIKIGEINSYSSIPQFTGPYRQGWQLAVEEVNAAGGLLGRKVEVVSRDDGGKPEEAIRHAIELTSSEKVDVLAGGYLSNVGLALADHALRNKRLYVGSEPLTDAMVWDKGNRYTFRLRPSTYMQAAMLVEEAAKMPAKRWATIAPNYEYGQSAVATFREQLKTKRPDVEFVAEQWPVLGKLDAGSTLQAIAQAKPDAIFNVTFGADLAKLVREGNQRNVFPKTPVVSLLSGEPEYLDVLKDETPKGWIVTGYPWDQIDTRDHASFASNYYKKYNENPKMGSVVGYSTMQAIFAAIRKAKSVDNEKLVAAMRGLKFTTPFGPVEFRAIDQQSTMGAYVGKLDLRGGKGTMAQWRYADGKDYQPTDAYVKAHRPAAAMQ